The Pirellulales bacterium genome includes a window with the following:
- a CDS encoding DUF1549 and DUF1553 domain-containing protein translates to MIRNCQIVVMGVLCSLSLTAVPSYAPTNARAAESVAASELWSLAPVKKPALPEVKQADWCVTPIDRFILARLEADDLLPAPPLSRERLIRRVYFDVWGLPPSPEEVRAFLADNSPMAYEQLVDRLLANPHFGERWARYWLDVVRFAETNGYERDAEKPGAWRYRDWVIRAINEDMPYDRFVLEQLAGDELPDANDATLAATGLLRVGTFDDEPNDPLVYKYEQLDDLIGATSTSFLALTLKCARCHDHKFDPLLQKDYYAYLSFFVAGQAAENKEILGYTDGGREADPVKLLGGGDPRREGAVVPAAFLSVLPELARPIEPPPAEAKTTHRRTQLARWIADPANPLTPRVAVNRLWLNHFGEGLCRTPDNFGVMGTAPTHPELLDWLAADFIENGWQAKRLHKMILMSSAYRMDSIHPRQAEYATRDFANEHWYRANRKRLEAEPLRDAMLAVSGRLNPQYGGPSFYPTATREALEGLSKKGAEWKESSPEEQSRRSIYMFTKRSLLLPLMTVFDFADTTQPCAQRNVSTVAPQALALLNNDFVHAQSDAFATRLVRETGADKGTQIQRAWWLALQRAPADEEQKFALTHLMQQRDRFASAGGTSSDPDQLALASLCHVLLNLNEFIYVD, encoded by the coding sequence ATGATTCGGAATTGCCAGATCGTTGTAATGGGTGTGCTGTGCTCGCTATCCCTAACGGCGGTCCCCAGCTACGCTCCCACAAACGCACGCGCCGCCGAGAGCGTGGCGGCGAGCGAACTGTGGTCCCTGGCGCCGGTCAAAAAGCCGGCGCTTCCCGAGGTCAAGCAGGCGGATTGGTGCGTTACGCCGATCGATCGTTTTATTCTCGCGCGGCTGGAAGCGGACGACTTGCTGCCGGCTCCGCCGCTGTCGCGAGAACGCCTGATTCGCCGGGTCTATTTCGACGTGTGGGGCCTTCCGCCATCACCGGAAGAGGTGCGGGCGTTTCTGGCCGACAACTCGCCGATGGCTTACGAACAGCTTGTCGATCGGTTGTTAGCCAATCCTCATTTCGGCGAGCGCTGGGCCCGGTACTGGCTCGACGTGGTTCGCTTTGCCGAAACCAACGGTTACGAGCGTGATGCCGAAAAGCCGGGCGCCTGGCGCTATCGCGATTGGGTCATTCGCGCGATCAATGAAGACATGCCCTACGACCGGTTCGTGCTCGAGCAGTTGGCAGGCGACGAGTTGCCGGACGCCAATGACGCCACTCTTGCCGCCACGGGGCTGTTGCGCGTGGGGACTTTCGACGACGAGCCCAACGATCCGCTGGTCTACAAGTACGAGCAGCTCGACGACCTGATCGGCGCTACGTCGACGAGCTTCCTTGCGTTGACATTGAAATGTGCCCGTTGTCACGACCACAAGTTCGACCCACTTTTGCAAAAAGATTATTACGCGTACCTGAGTTTTTTCGTCGCCGGCCAGGCCGCCGAGAACAAAGAGATTCTGGGATATACCGATGGCGGGCGCGAGGCCGATCCGGTGAAGCTGTTAGGCGGGGGAGACCCGCGCCGCGAAGGGGCTGTTGTGCCGGCGGCATTTCTATCGGTCCTGCCAGAATTGGCACGCCCTATCGAACCGCCCCCCGCCGAGGCGAAAACTACGCATCGGCGCACGCAATTGGCGCGCTGGATCGCGGACCCGGCCAATCCGCTGACGCCGCGCGTGGCGGTGAATCGGTTGTGGCTGAATCATTTCGGCGAGGGGCTATGCCGTACGCCCGATAATTTTGGCGTGATGGGAACCGCCCCCACGCACCCGGAACTGCTTGACTGGCTGGCTGCGGATTTTATCGAGAATGGCTGGCAGGCCAAGCGGCTGCACAAGATGATCCTGATGTCGAGTGCCTACCGGATGGACTCTATTCACCCGCGGCAGGCGGAGTACGCCACGCGTGATTTCGCCAACGAGCATTGGTACCGCGCCAATCGCAAGCGTCTGGAGGCAGAGCCGCTGCGTGACGCGATGCTGGCGGTAAGCGGGCGATTGAATCCTCAGTACGGCGGACCCAGCTTTTATCCCACCGCCACCCGCGAAGCGTTGGAAGGCCTTTCCAAGAAAGGGGCCGAGTGGAAGGAGTCCTCGCCCGAGGAGCAAAGCCGTCGCAGCATTTATATGTTCACAAAGCGGTCGCTGCTATTGCCGTTGATGACGGTTTTCGACTTTGCCGATACCACGCAGCCCTGCGCCCAGCGAAATGTCTCGACCGTCGCACCGCAAGCACTGGCGCTTTTGAACAACGATTTTGTGCATGCGCAAAGCGACGCCTTTGCCACACGCCTGGTGCGCGAAACTGGTGCCGATAAAGGGACGCAAATCCAGCGTGCCTGGTGGCTGGCGCTGCAACGTGCCCCGGCCGACGAGGAACAGAAGTTCGCGCTTACGCATCTTATGCAGCAACGTGATCGATTTGCCTCCGCAGGGGGCACTTCGTCAGACCCCGATCAATTGGCGTTGGCGTCGCTATGCCATGTGCTGTTGAACCTGAACGAGTTCATCTATGTCGACTGA
- a CDS encoding DUF1501 domain-containing protein, whose translation MSTEDSPVANFARRMQPGLFPCGQSRREFVWQMGAGFAGVALSSLLGADGFFARHAQAAEGSPAATSPLAPRPSHFPTRAKSCIFLMMNGGPSHVDTFDYKPELAKYAGQTLPPNKKFTNSGNRKMGFLTPAWRPFRPGGESGLMISDYFPRVREHADKLALLRSCHTDSHAHGSALVAMNTGKTLIGRPSLGSWAVYGLGTENQNLPGYVVILDKRGGPISGQPNWANGFMPSTYQGTLFRPVGDPVLDLRGPGHISTETQREQLDLLAKLNEQHLRERAGASELAARIASYELAYRMQSEVPEAVDLKQESQETLDLYGVGQQPTDEYGRNCLVARRLVERGVRFVQLYSGGGHLEETWDAHESVEKNHGRHAAEVDQPIAALLTDLARRGLLESTLILWGGEFGRMPFAEGEGAPGRNHNPYGFTMWLAGAGVKGGTSYGATDDFGFEAVTDKVHLHDIHATLLALMGMDHEQLTYFHQGRDERLTDVFGRVVREVMA comes from the coding sequence ATGTCGACTGAAGATTCCCCAGTCGCGAATTTCGCCAGGCGAATGCAGCCGGGATTGTTCCCGTGCGGGCAGTCGCGCCGCGAGTTCGTGTGGCAAATGGGGGCCGGTTTCGCCGGTGTGGCGCTTTCGAGTCTGTTGGGTGCCGACGGTTTCTTCGCACGTCATGCACAGGCGGCCGAGGGCAGCCCGGCAGCGACCAGCCCACTGGCCCCACGGCCGTCGCACTTCCCGACGCGCGCCAAGAGCTGCATTTTCTTGATGATGAACGGCGGGCCGAGCCACGTCGATACTTTCGACTACAAGCCAGAGCTGGCGAAATATGCCGGCCAGACGCTGCCGCCCAACAAGAAGTTCACGAACTCGGGCAATCGCAAGATGGGCTTCTTGACGCCCGCCTGGCGACCTTTCCGGCCAGGCGGAGAGAGCGGCCTGATGATCTCGGACTATTTTCCACGCGTCCGCGAGCATGCCGATAAGCTGGCTCTGCTTCGCTCGTGCCATACCGACAGCCACGCGCATGGCTCGGCGCTGGTGGCGATGAACACCGGCAAGACATTGATCGGTCGCCCGTCGCTTGGTAGCTGGGCCGTTTATGGGTTGGGGACCGAGAATCAGAATCTACCTGGCTATGTGGTTATCCTCGACAAACGCGGGGGACCGATCAGCGGTCAACCGAACTGGGCCAACGGCTTCATGCCGAGCACGTACCAGGGGACGCTTTTTCGTCCCGTGGGCGATCCCGTGCTGGATCTACGCGGGCCGGGCCACATCAGCACGGAAACTCAACGGGAGCAACTCGACCTGCTGGCGAAATTGAACGAGCAACATCTGCGCGAGCGGGCCGGCGCCAGCGAATTGGCGGCGCGGATCGCCAGCTACGAACTGGCCTACCGTATGCAGTCCGAAGTGCCCGAGGCCGTAGATTTGAAGCAGGAGTCGCAAGAAACGCTCGACCTGTACGGTGTGGGCCAGCAGCCGACCGATGAATATGGCCGCAATTGCCTGGTGGCGCGCCGGCTGGTGGAGCGTGGCGTTCGATTTGTGCAGCTCTACAGCGGTGGCGGTCACTTGGAAGAAACCTGGGACGCGCATGAAAGCGTCGAAAAGAATCACGGCCGGCATGCGGCCGAGGTCGATCAACCGATCGCGGCCTTACTAACAGACCTGGCGCGGCGCGGGCTGTTGGAAAGCACGTTGATTTTGTGGGGCGGTGAATTCGGACGCATGCCCTTTGCCGAAGGGGAAGGGGCGCCGGGTCGGAATCACAATCCTTACGGCTTTACGATGTGGCTGGCCGGCGCCGGAGTTAAGGGAGGCACATCCTACGGTGCCACCGATGACTTTGGCTTCGAGGCGGTCACCGACAAAGTTCACCTGCACGATATCCATGCCACACTGTTGGCCCTGATGGGCATGGACCACGAACAGTTGACGTACTTTCATCAAGGGCGCGACGAGCGTCTGACAGATGTCTTTGGCCGCGTGGTACGCGAAGTCATGGCCTAG
- a CDS encoding sulfite oxidase produces MRNRPATRRQFLKRSTFAAGGLFLAAPVGASRLAMAAETSRTAANVITGKDPRLIVHSAEPAELETPLALLREHSITPDALLFVRNNQSLSGAMNLLPLEAGGWPVEITGLVERPGSINVSQLSQMQQIEQELVLQCSGNGRAMFSAAAPAKGAQWQCGAMGNVRFGGVPLVKVLDRLGLKIDPRARFVTAEGRDAPAKAGDPDFEHSIPLEDALSRSFVALTMNGAPIPAAHGGPVRLVTPGYYATMNVKWLGRLRFEETETANYHQVRRYRTPREPIPVGSEFTYGLQNSEPNWRMRTKSVIFAPLEGERVAAGDVDIRGVAWNDGATPIETVLVSTGNDMAWRPARIVTAGGPYAWQHWSLSLDLQPGEYRLSARAVDALGRTQPLSPAAHWNPAGYAFNGVHSVKVIVR; encoded by the coding sequence ATGCGCAATAGGCCGGCAACCAGGCGACAGTTCCTGAAGCGATCCACGTTCGCAGCGGGTGGGCTGTTTTTGGCCGCGCCCGTCGGTGCGTCGCGACTGGCGATGGCTGCCGAAACAAGCCGCACGGCCGCCAACGTCATCACCGGTAAAGACCCACGCTTGATCGTGCATAGCGCAGAACCCGCCGAGTTAGAGACGCCGCTTGCTCTGTTGCGCGAGCACAGCATTACGCCCGATGCACTGTTGTTCGTACGCAACAACCAGTCTTTGAGCGGGGCGATGAATCTCCTTCCGCTTGAAGCCGGGGGTTGGCCGGTCGAAATCACGGGGCTCGTCGAACGGCCAGGTTCGATCAATGTCAGCCAGCTGAGCCAGATGCAGCAAATCGAACAAGAACTCGTGCTGCAATGTTCGGGAAATGGGCGAGCAATGTTCTCGGCGGCGGCTCCGGCCAAGGGGGCACAGTGGCAGTGCGGCGCCATGGGCAACGTGCGCTTTGGCGGCGTGCCGCTGGTCAAGGTGCTGGATCGGTTGGGGCTGAAAATCGATCCCCGGGCACGCTTCGTCACAGCCGAGGGGCGTGACGCGCCAGCCAAGGCAGGCGATCCTGATTTCGAGCATAGTATTCCGCTGGAGGATGCGCTGTCCCGTTCCTTTGTGGCGTTAACAATGAATGGCGCGCCGATTCCTGCGGCACATGGAGGGCCGGTCCGTTTGGTGACACCGGGCTACTACGCCACGATGAATGTCAAATGGCTCGGCCGGTTGCGCTTCGAGGAGACAGAGACAGCGAACTACCACCAGGTGCGTCGATATCGCACGCCCAGAGAGCCGATTCCCGTTGGTAGTGAATTCACGTACGGCTTGCAGAACAGTGAGCCCAATTGGCGAATGCGAACCAAGAGTGTCATCTTCGCGCCGCTCGAGGGGGAGCGCGTGGCCGCGGGCGACGTCGACATTCGTGGGGTTGCCTGGAACGACGGCGCTACACCCATCGAAACCGTGCTTGTTTCGACCGGAAATGACATGGCCTGGCGGCCAGCCAGAATCGTAACTGCCGGCGGACCGTACGCATGGCAACACTGGAGTCTGTCGTTGGATTTGCAGCCGGGAGAATATCGGCTGTCGGCTCGCGCGGTCGACGCGTTGGGACGCACGCAGCCGCTATCTCCGGCAGCTCATTGGAACCCTGCCGGTTATGCGTTCAACGGCGTGCATAGCGTCAAAGTTATCGTGCGCTAG